TGTTTACAATATGTACcactttttttcatttcttcatTCTGGACTTCGATTATGTAAGGTTTTTGTTTTAAatattatcttattattttatcgAAGTTATTATTAATTTAGCTCACTAATGGAAGTCAAGATCCAAAAAAATTGTTATTTCATAGTTGTTATTAATTTAGTTGGTAGAGATTTCATTTCAGGTTTGCAAAAGGCTTAAAGGTTTTGAACTTTGGATTTTACATATGTATACACTAATTTTGTATCTCAAATGTTggtagtaaaattcaaaaagtattataataatattattacgaaaggaaaactagtaggttttgtatttaatataaattaaatacgtgaaagtaaaaaaaagaaattacccactttttaccaactctttatgggttTCTTCGATTAGTTGAATAAAGTACTAGCTATGGGGGCaggcattttactctgaatcatataatttatgttaaatatataaatgtttgtaagtaaaatttaaaaagtgttatactaatatttttatgaaaggaaaactagtatgttttgtatttaacataaattaaatatttgaaagttaaaacaaaattaaattgcCCATGacataccagttctttatgaAAAACTTGTAGGTTTTATATTTAACGTAAATTAATTGCGCGAAAGTAACACTCGtaggtaatttaattagtttaatcaGTTACTTAATTTGTTGACAAGAAACAAgtttcttttgcaaaatttggCCATTAGGTTTCTCCAAATAATTAGGGtataaaggtaaattttcacAATCTTTTGTTAGCAATGAGCTCCAATTTCCTTCTAAGGGAGGGCAGTGCTTAATTTATATCACCTGTTAAGCAAACACTTGCATATTCAAATATGTCATAAGATGATATAATATCACATCTAATTTCATATACTaaatttacttggttttcaatcCAAATTCTCTTATACAATAAGAATTCTTATAACAAGACAAGTACAATAAATCATTTGAGAATGCCTCCAGAGTAACACAACTTTTGCCTTCTGACTCTTTTAGATGGTGGCCGCAAGGGTAGATGCTGATTTTTACCACGACCTTTACAAGTGTCACGCTTATTTCGATCAACATGTTCTTGTGTTTGATGTTGCAAATCAAACTCCAGATGTGTCTGATCATGCTTATCACTTTGCACATGCGTCAGATCATGTTCACCAGCTTGTGCATGTGTTGTATCAGCTTCTGTATGTTCATCCCCTTGACCTTGATCGAGATTGATTTCAGAAGTCCGATCACATGTCTGATTGAACTCATTAGCTGTTTCCTCATTTCCCACGTCTCTAGTCTCTTGATTCAACATATGATCTCCTACAAACTCATCCTGACTTAAAATCTGATTTTGTACACTGTTTTGATCAGTTTGGATGTGTTTTCGCCTTCGTCCCCCTCTATGGATTCTTTGTGAACCTTCTTGTGTGGCTCTTCGAACACGTGCCCGTGGAACTACATGTTGCAACTCTTCATCCATTGAGAGCGGCATTATTGGATTCAATGGTAGGAGTTTCAATCTCATCTCACATCCAATGGCACGCATAGTTGATTGGCACATATCCCGAATATCAGTGAGAGCAGGAACAGAGATGGCCTCAGCATGTGGTAATGCTTCAAGTGATCTATAATAGACACGATGCAATGTATCTACCTGAAATGTTATCAAAATAAATTCTAATGCTGCCAATACAAAACTTTAAACAAAGTAGTCAattaaaaatatctaaataATGGTTACCATCATCTCATTAGCTGGTGCAATACCCTGATAACCAGCTGGTAATAGTGGTCTCAATGATGGGTTGCCAATAAGCAATCTTGTACGCTGCTTATACCAAGTCATATACTCTAAGCTAGCCTCACCAGGAACCTCCTCGAGTTCACCTTCTTGTATACTTGAAGCTCGATCCATCCACATTTGGATGTGGCGGTAGTGTTTAAGGGTCCAATCTGTATTTCGTCTACCTCGACGATCCACTTGATGCAAACTCCAATCCGTGTCACATGGTGCCGGAATATGCTGAACAAATCCAAATTGTCGCATACACCTATCTGGTAGGTGTAGCTCTACTATATCCCAACAAATAAGTGCAGTTCGACTACGCCACAATTCAGAACTAGCCAAACAACACTGAGGCAATGTCTCTAAAATGTGTTGAGGATATGGTTGCCATACAAACTATGAATAACAAAatggaaaattacaaaataaactaaaaaaatttgGTTGTAACTTGCAATTTACCATGATACAtgaaatatgcatgaaataaaTACTTACATGATCATCTCTCAAGCTATCTAGTTGATCTCGATATACAACTAATACATGCATTGCTACTCTAGAAAGGTTAAAATCGACATTCCACCTACAGAATAATCAACAATACACCGTCATTGTTACGGTAATGTATCTAAATTATATACCTAATATATCCTAACACTAATAGGCAGATACAAACTAACCTTGCACCATAAGGACTCTCAGCTGGCAACTCCATTTTAGGCACTGGCCTATCTGGACATAAGGTAGGAAATCGTTCCCATGTCCAaagctaaaacaaaaattaggatATTTAACAAGAATAGGTCATAATTGttagaaaccaaaaaaaaaattcaaagagtTTTAGTGAAAATACCTGTAAAAGAACCAATGGTCCAGCAATCTCTTGTGAGGTACAAAGAGTAGCTCTACATAGTCCACGATATAAAAAAGCAAGAACTGCACTCCCCCAACTATATGTTCGAGTAACAGTAAAATCTCTTAGAAATGACAAATACATTAGGCTGACCATGTTGCCAGATTTATCTGAAAACAGGTGACCACCAATAAGCTGTAAAATACGCATCCTAGCATGACATCTAATATCATCATCTGATGCATCACTAGGAAGTCTGACAGCTAAGGGAGCATCTAAACAACCCAATAATAGTTTCCCTCCCTTAATATCATCTGTTTTAGGTCGAAATCCTAACAAGTCCTCACAAATCGGCAACCAATCCTCTGATTTTCGATGTGTGTCCACACCTATAACAGGCTGTCCGTCAATAGGAAGCCCCCATAATATCCCTATATCTTGTAAAGTGACGGTAGCTTCACCAATAGGAAGATGAAATGAGTGAGTTTCAGTTCGCCAACGCTCAACCAAAGCTGTGACAAGTGCGTGGTCGAGTTGTATTTGACCTGTGCGCACAACACCACCAAAGCCAGCTTCATCAATATACCTTTGCACCCTAGGATCGAATGGAATTCCTCTCCAAAATTCACCGTCATGTCTCCGAACTTGTAATGGCCTATAGTGTCCAGCACCTATCCAAATATCTGTGGATCGATGGTGGGGTTGGCGCGTCAATACATCTCCAATAATAGGACCAGGAACAAATGCAACTAATTGTTCATTATCCATATGTcctaaaatccaaaaaaaaaagataatattATTAGAAAATAACACTTGAAGGATTTAATTTCAAACATACAAATCAATGATTGATTAGAAATCAATGTTAGACCCTCTAATGAAAGAATACCAAAATCCAATTATGACTCTGTAGAACTATGATTGATTATAAGATAGCCTTGACTGATTAGAAGACAACCTTGGACAATTTTTCCTATTATGACCCGGAAGGTGGCAGGTTCGACATCTAGGAGCATCATCTTCTCGCTCATCCATCTCATTGTGAATACGTGCTGTAGATGTGCGTCCTTGATGTGGTGGACGCATACGAGTCATATCTCCTACTAATGAAAATGGTTGACCAGGCCAATAATCCTCATGTTGTATAGGATGAAATTGCCCACTATACGTCTTTAAATACAAGTTCTTGTGGTACTCCTGGCCCACAAGTGTAATAGGATTAATGCTCATCATACGACATGCAAGCATAGCATGGGAGCATGGGATGCGAGTGATCATCCATTTACCACACGTGCACGATCTTTCTTTCATACATACCGTTTGTGTGTTTCCTCCTTTTCCAGATTCATCTATGTGTGTCAATATATTGAAAATGCCATCACTTAAAGAGAATTGCACAGCACTATGTTTTCTGCCTTTAATTTCAGCCTCTCGATATATCTTCCATGGCCTTTTTGGAAGTGGATGTTGACAATGTAGAGCATCCTCCTTCTTATCTTGAAACATCTTAACTATTCGAGTGAATACTAGTTCAACGGCAGCTCTAATAGGCAGATTACGAACACCTTTGATTGCATTGTTGAAACTCTCAGAAATATTAGTTGTCAACATTCCATGTCGGTACCCCCCATCATAAGCTAAGGTCCATAGCTCTTCTTTCCCTATTTCTCTTAGATATTTAGCAGCTTTTGCATCAATCCTCTCAATTTCTGCCATTATCTTGGTGAACTTGCGCTTTTGAGGGGTAGAACCAGCATCCCAACACAATTTCTTTAGATGCGTGTTATGAAACTTTGTGTTAAAGTTACTCCTAACATGTCGCAAGCAAAGTCGATGAACTGCATATGGCGGTTGCCAAAGCCTCTGCAATCTAATTGCATTTAATATTCCTTTATGACGATCAGAAATCAAGCAAACTTGTCTTTCTTTAAGAACATGTTGACGAAGAAGACGCAAGAACCAATTCCAGCTTTCATTGGTCTCTTCATCCACATAAGCATATGCCAAAGGAAAAATTTGATTGTTTGCATCTTGTCCGACTGCAAGTAGCAACTTAGCCTTGTATGGAGTGTGAAGAAATGTTCCATCCACACTAATTACAGATCGGCATGACAAAAAACCATCAATTGCTGGCTTGAAAGCCCAGAACATATAGCCAAATGTCTTCAAAATTTCTGAACTGCACGGGTGGTGTTCCCAAACAACAATAGTACCAGGATTATAATATACCATAGCTGCCATGAACCTAGGTAGTTTTGTGAATGAGGTTGGCCAATCACCAAAGACCATTTCAATAGCTTTACATCGAGCAATCCATGCCTTCTTGTATGACACATCATAATGCAAAGTTTTTTTAACATGAGTTTGAACTTGCTTGACACTAGCAAGTgcattttctttaataaaatgcACAATTCTGCGAGCAATGATCCTCGATTGAAGATGCCTATGATCATTTGTTGATGCCGTTGAAGTACAAGTATGGTCTGGAATCAACTTAGTAACTTCCCAAGTTTTATGTGTAGCTTTCAAACAAGCTCTAAGTTGCCATTTGCAGCCTTCATCAGATTTTAAACATTTTACTTTCCATGCTGTACTTCGACTCTCTTGAACTTGAAACTCGCGGCATTGCTCCATAGACCAAAGTCGGACTGCCATCATCAATTGCTCTTTGTCACTGAATCGCATATGCTTGCGAATACCAGCACTATTTTCACTCCAAAAGTCTATCCTTGTAGGAGATCCCCTACCAGTGACAACAAATTTGTCAAGATCTCCAATatctaaataaaaaggcattcCGGGTGGATTGTAAGCAGGTAATTCAGGACTAAAAGTAACATTATTACTAGTATGACCATTATCCTCCCCAAAAGTGCATTGTTCATTTTCAACCTCGACATTGCAATCACTGTCTTCATCAGACTGCCCTTGTTCAGCATCAATGAAAGCATCATCTCTAGACGGCAAAGATGCTTCATTCTGGACTAAGTTATGAATCACATCAGTTATCCCAAGTGCATTTCCAATTTCAGCCCCAACAATAGGTTCTTCAGCTGCTAAAATGGTTCTCATAGTTCCAATTTCTTCTCTATTATGATCCAATTGAAATAAACTAGAACAGCCAACATCATCTTCTAGTACATGCACCTGTCTTTGTTGGTTAGCACTCGCAGTTTCATTATGTTCTGTATATTCG
The Coffea arabica cultivar ET-39 chromosome 6c, Coffea Arabica ET-39 HiFi, whole genome shotgun sequence genome window above contains:
- the LOC140004072 gene encoding uncharacterized protein, which produces MRQFGFVQHIPAPCDTDWSLHQVDRRGRRNTDWTLKHYRHIQMWMDRASSIQEGELEEVPGEASLEYMTWYKQRTRLLIGNPSLRPLLPAGYQGIAPANEMMVDTLHRVYYRSLEALPHAEAISVPALTDIRDMCQSTMRAIGCEMRLKLLPLNPIMPLSMDEELQHVVPRARVRRATQEGSQRIHRGGRRRKHIQTDQNSVQNQILSQDEFVGDHMLNQETRDVGNEETANEFNQTCDRTSEINLDQGQGDEHTEADTTHAQAGEHDLTHVQSDKHDQTHLEFDLQHQTQEHVDRNKRDTCKGRGKNQHLPLRPPSKRVRRQKLCYSGGILK
- the LOC113693009 gene encoding serine/threonine-protein phosphatase 7 long form homolog, with translation MDNEQLVAFVPGPIIGDVLTRQPHHRSTDIWIGAGHYRPLQVRRHDGEFWRGIPFDPRVQRYIDEAGFGGVVRTGQIQLDHALVTALVERWRTETHSFHLPIGEATVTLQDIGILWGLPIDGQPVIGVDTHRKSEDWLPICEDLLGFRPKTDDIKGGKLLLGCLDAPLAVRLPSDASDDDIRCHARMRILQLIGGHLFSDKSGNMVSLMYLSFLRDFTVTRTYSWGSAVLAFLYRGLCRATLCTSQEIAGPLVLLQLWTWERFPTLCPDRPVPKMELPAESPYGARWNVDFNLSRVAMHVLVVYRDQLDSLRDDHSNCTYLLGYSRATPTR